A window from Kwoniella pini CBS 10737 chromosome 1, complete sequence encodes these proteins:
- a CDS encoding 2,3-bisphosphoglycerate-independent phosphoglycerate mutase: protein MATRSAASPEIAQDAKKQKTDSVQVKKKVCLIVHDGWGLSDNEKGNAIFHGDTTHMDAIRDKHNFVELEAHGLAVGLKEGLMGNSEVGHLNIGAGRIVWQDIVKIDQTIKKDEFQNQPAIVQAMEHAKSNSGRLHLAGLISDGGVHSHIQHLFALLKVAKKHEIPHVYIHFFGDGRDTAPKSATKYIGQLQDYIKEIGIGEISTVIGRYYAMDRDKRWDRIKIAIEGLVEGKGDKSTQEILIADVEKGYENGITDEFIKPIISGSEDSRIKKGDTLFLFNYRSDRMREIASVLGLPDKPMEVNVPEDLNITTMSRYNAEFPFNIAFPPQGMTNVLAEWLGKQGVKQSHIAETEKYAHVTFFFNGGVEKQFLNEQREMIPSPKVATYDKQPEMSVQGVADKVAEVVKSDEFEFVMCNFAPPDMVGHTGDYEAAVKAITATDKAVKTVYDACEEAGYVLCVTADHGNAEQMLDPVTGNPHTAHTTNHVPFIVTGDKGALEVSSEPGALADVAPTILAILGLPQPEEMTGRSLLSKQ, encoded by the exons ATGGCAACTAGATCAGCAGCTTCACCCGAGATAGCGCAAGATGCTAAGAAACAAAAGACAGATTCTGTTCAAGTTAAGA AAAAGGTCTGCTTAAT CGTTCACGATGGATGGGGTTTATCGGATAACGAAAAAGGAAATGCAATTTTCCATGGAGATACCACACATATGGATGCTATAAGGGATAAACATAATTTCGTAGAACTTGAAGCTCATGGTTTAGCTGTTGGTTTGAAAGAGGGTTTAATGGGTAATTCCGAAGTAGG TCACTTGAACATTGGTGCTGGTCGAATTGTATGGCAAGATATCGTCaagattgatcaaa CaatcaagaaagatgaattccaaaatcaacCAGCAATTGTTCAAGCTATGGAACACgctaaatcaaattcaggtAGATTACACTTAGCAGGTCTTATCTCAGATGGAGGTGTTCATTCTCACATTCAACATTTATTCGCTTTACTTAAAGTAGCTAAAAAACATGAAATTCCTCACGTTTACATTCATTTCTTTGGTGATGGAAGAGATACAGCTCCTAAATCAGCAACTAAATATATTGGTCAATTACAAGATTAtattaaagaaattggaattggagaAATTTCAACTGTTATTGGAAGATATTATGCTATGGATAGAGATAAGAGATGGGATAGAATCAAAATTGCTATTGAAGGTTTagttgaaggtaaaggagatAAATCTACACAAGAAATTTTGATTGCAGATGTTGAAAAAGGTTATGAGAATGGAATAACGGATGAATTTATTAAACCTATCATTTCAGGTAGTGAAGATTCCAGAATCAAGA AGGGAGACACACTTTTCTTGTTTAACTACCGATCTGACAGAATGCGAGAGATCGCTTCCGTTCTCGGTCTCCCTGACAAGCCTATGGAAGTCAATGTCCCTGAAGATTTG AACATCACCACCATGTCCAGATACAACGCTGAGTTCCCATTCAACATTGCTTTCCCACCTCAGGGAATGACCAACGTCCTAGCCGAATGGTTGGGTAAACAGGGTGTCAAGCAATCTCACATCGCTG AAACTGAGAAATACGCTCACGttactttcttcttcaacgGTGGAGTTGAGAAGCAATTCCTAAACGAACAAAGAGAAATGATTCCTTCGCCCAAGGTTGCAACTTACGATAAACAACCCGAGATGTCAGTCCAAGGTGTAGCTGATAAAGTCGCTGAAGTCGTCAAATCCGATGAATTTGAGTTCGTTATGTGTAACTTTGCTCCTCCTGATATG GTCGGTCACACTGGTGATTACGAAGCCGCTGTCAAAGCTATCACAGCTACCGACAAGGCCGTCAAGACAGTCTACGATGCTTGTGAAGAAGCAGGCTACGTATTGTGTGTCACTGCCGATCACGGTAACGCTGAACAAATGTTGGACCCAGTTACCGGAAACCCACACACTGCTCACACCACCA ACCACGTTCCATTTATTGTGACTGGTGATAAGGGAGCTCTTGAAGTATCTTCTGAACCAGGAGCTTTGGCTGATGTAGCTCCTACAATCTTGGCTATTTTAGGTCTTCCCCAACCAGAAG AAATGACCGGTagatctcttctttctaaACAATAG